A stretch of the uncultured Trichococcus sp. genome encodes the following:
- a CDS encoding nuclear transport factor 2 family protein — protein sequence MEEFKTEREFRLTLELVKELWSKTYNTNGKPDWSHILPYYDDNIYFKDTIQEIRGIAEFKEMTDRLTERSKDLNMKLVKVVQQGDDIFIEWEMTISYKKYPSSILYGLSRLTINEQGRIIEQRDYYDLWGDIFDNIPSFGKRYRKFMKKKFG from the coding sequence ATGGAAGAATTTAAGACGGAAAGAGAGTTCAGGCTCACGCTGGAACTTGTAAAAGAACTCTGGTCAAAAACCTATAATACCAATGGAAAACCTGATTGGTCCCACATCTTACCTTATTATGACGATAATATTTATTTTAAAGATACAATACAGGAGATCAGAGGTATTGCGGAATTCAAGGAAATGACGGATAGACTGACAGAACGCTCAAAGGATTTGAATATGAAATTGGTTAAAGTTGTGCAACAGGGGGATGATATATTCATCGAATGGGAGATGACGATCAGCTATAAGAAATATCCCAGTTCCATCTTATACGGTCTTTCAAGATTAACCATAAATGAGCAGGGCAGAATTATTGAGCAACGAGATTATTATGATCTGTGGGGAGATATATTTGATAACATTCCGTCATTCGGTAAAAGATACAGAAAATTCATGAAGAAAAAATTTGGGTGA
- a CDS encoding SDR family NAD(P)-dependent oxidoreductase, whose translation MKNNGIKFGKYFKEYRLSNVWAMIKNNSKSPLICSDDCKDKLVVITGATSGIGYAVAKKFASKGADLICINRNKERSEALKHEIESEYKVKCDYILADFSSMDDTHQAAQSLLEIEKPIDIIIHNAGIYLTKRQITSTGIEKVFMVNYLSSFIMNYILKEKLKSQGKCRIILVNSEGHRFAAWGMRFDDLDWSKRRYSGLKSYGTAKLAELLAMIRFDEYFRGSGVTINAMHPGAVKTATGQDNGPLYKWFKRNVLDKTLNPVSVAAEAIYYLGVSEDLETCSGEFFNLTTLEEPAPPALDVENARVLWEISLKMGNLNEQCGTKKI comes from the coding sequence ATGAAAAATAATGGGATAAAATTCGGGAAATATTTTAAAGAATATCGTTTGTCCAATGTGTGGGCCATGATAAAAAACAACTCCAAAAGCCCATTGATTTGTTCGGATGATTGCAAGGACAAGCTGGTTGTCATAACTGGGGCTACTTCCGGGATCGGCTATGCCGTTGCTAAGAAGTTCGCCTCAAAAGGTGCTGATTTGATTTGCATCAACCGAAACAAAGAGCGCTCAGAAGCTTTGAAGCATGAAATTGAGAGTGAGTACAAAGTAAAGTGTGATTATATTTTAGCTGATTTCAGCAGCATGGATGATACACATCAAGCTGCTCAGAGTTTGCTGGAAATTGAGAAACCAATTGATATCATTATTCATAATGCTGGCATTTATCTTACAAAGCGACAAATCACTTCAACTGGAATCGAGAAAGTCTTTATGGTCAACTACCTTTCTTCTTTCATCATGAACTACATCTTAAAAGAGAAACTAAAATCCCAGGGGAAATGTCGCATCATATTGGTAAACTCAGAAGGACACCGCTTTGCGGCTTGGGGGATGCGTTTTGACGATCTGGATTGGTCAAAAAGGCGTTATTCCGGTTTGAAAAGCTACGGTACGGCCAAACTCGCTGAACTCTTAGCGATGATAAGATTTGACGAGTATTTCCGAGGATCGGGTGTAACCATCAATGCGATGCATCCCGGAGCTGTAAAAACAGCCACAGGACAGGATAATGGTCCATTATACAAGTGGTTCAAGAGGAATGTATTAGACAAAACGTTAAACCCTGTTTCGGTTGCAGCAGAAGCGATATACTATTTAGGGGTTTCTGAAGATCTGGAAACATGCAGTGGTGAATTTTTCAATCTGACAACGCTTGAAGAACCTGCTCCACCAGCTCTGGATGTTGAAAATGCAAGAGTTCTGTGGGAAATAAGTTTGAAAATGGGGAATTTGAATGAACAATGCGGAACAAAAAAGATATGA